In the Telopea speciosissima isolate NSW1024214 ecotype Mountain lineage chromosome 2, Tspe_v1, whole genome shotgun sequence genome, one interval contains:
- the LOC122652054 gene encoding uncharacterized protein LOC122652054, with amino-acid sequence MTVLLTLTGDFTCSLMDGLKVSDANLVVYIHPSKANRVSQALRGELSSLLFKFNEVFDGVVLVYDILAQSKSAKILPGLSPYFGVKVKTKLLLFSPKPDMLLEGKVMKLRKESIHVIVLGFSYATIAEEDIRGEFRYKIKHGEEVFASTLHKRHVIKVGSMIRFLIKSFDEEILHISGSLIPANTGSVGWLDKHMRESSEEDRSNKKKRERESRREMDAHGSRVINEDYPTKKPKRQKIVE; translated from the exons ATGACAGTTCTTCTTACATTGACAGGTGATTTTACTTGCAGCCTAATGGATGGATTGAAAGTTTCTGATGCAAATTTGGTTGTTTATATACATCCGTCAAAGGCAAACAGGGTTTCTCAAGCGCTTCGTGGCGAGCTAAGTTCACTGCTTTTTAA ATTTAATGAAGTATTTGATGGAGTTGTTTTGGTTTATGATATATTAGCTCAAAGTAAAAGTGCAAAGATTCTTCCTGGACTTTCCCCTTATTTTGGAGTCAAAGTAAAAACAAAACTCTTGCTTTTTTCTCCAAAGCCAGACATGCTGTTAG AAGGGAAGGTCATGAAGCTGAGGAAAGAATCGATTCATGTCATTGTACTTGGTTTTTCATATGCAACTATTGCAGAGGAAGATATTCGTGGAGAGTTTAGATATAAAATT AAACATGGTGAGGAAGTATTTGCAAGCACACTTCACAAGCGACATGTGATCAAGGTTGGAAGCATGATACGCTTCTTAATCAAGAG CTTTGACGAGGAGATTCTTCACATTTCTGGGTCTCTGATTCCTGCTAATACTGGAAGTGTTGGTTGGTTAGATAAACATATGAGAGAAAGTTCAGAAGAAGACAG GagtaataagaaaaagagagaaagggagagtaGAAGAGAAATGGACGCACATGGTAGTCGAGTAATTAATGAGGATTACCCAACCAAGAAGCCAAAGAGGCAGAAAATAGTTGAATAG